A stretch of Paenibacillus mucilaginosus 3016 DNA encodes these proteins:
- a CDS encoding quinone oxidoreductase family protein translates to MKAIIIDRPGGPAQLQLREKPDLQPSPGLLTIDVAYAGVGYFEVLLSRGEFESVFPMPLTPGLEVSGYVRAIGEGVEGFYVGQPVASMTLHDLNGFASMANVRPELTVPLDQLGADLDLATAAASIVNLTTPTWPSKMSIECAEGTASSFMRPPADSAASWGR, encoded by the coding sequence ATGAAAGCAATCATCATCGATCGGCCAGGCGGGCCTGCACAGCTGCAGCTCAGAGAGAAACCGGACCTGCAGCCGTCTCCCGGTCTGCTCACCATTGATGTGGCTTATGCCGGTGTAGGTTATTTTGAAGTGCTGCTGAGCCGCGGCGAATTCGAGTCCGTATTTCCGATGCCGCTCACTCCCGGCCTCGAAGTGTCGGGGTATGTGCGAGCCATCGGGGAAGGAGTGGAGGGCTTCTACGTAGGGCAGCCCGTTGCTTCGATGACCCTGCACGATTTGAACGGCTTCGCCTCGATGGCGAATGTGCGGCCGGAGCTGACGGTGCCGCTCGACCAGCTGGGAGCCGACCTCGACCTGGCGACGGCGGCAGCCTCGATCGTCAATCTGACCACGCCTACCTGGCCGTCAAAGATGTCTATCGAATGCGCAGAGGGGACAGCATCCTCGTTCATGCGGCCGCCGGCGGACTCGGCAGCTTCCTGGGGCAGGTAG
- a CDS encoding helix-turn-helix transcriptional regulator — protein MALGQEKTKILGDFLKSRRERMKPAPADVVGRFGRRRTPGLRREEVAQLAGVSITWYTWLEQGRVTTTSREVIESIGRALQLSPEEHHHLLHLANYGAEGNTIRHAEQLDPLLQSIIDQLHYPAIIANHRTEVLAFNRMASEIIADFDAVPAAQRVMARLIFMDPRLRGQLVNWKAFAEYTVGRLRSSYDQTVGDPWFEPFVREMCEKDEDFRTLWRLHHVQQKKAIHYTLDHPGAGRLHFQLISFAAINGDPNLHCCVFTPEPGTDTEQTLAHWPI, from the coding sequence ATGGCGTTGGGACAGGAGAAAACAAAAATACTGGGAGACTTTCTCAAATCGCGCAGGGAACGGATGAAACCGGCTCCTGCCGACGTTGTCGGCCGGTTCGGCAGAAGAAGAACGCCGGGATTGCGCAGGGAGGAGGTCGCTCAACTTGCAGGCGTTAGCATTACCTGGTATACCTGGCTGGAGCAAGGCAGGGTAACCACCACCTCAAGGGAAGTCATCGAGAGTATCGGAAGAGCCCTGCAGCTGTCTCCGGAAGAACATCACCATCTGCTTCATTTGGCCAACTATGGCGCGGAAGGGAATACGATCCGCCACGCTGAGCAGCTGGATCCCCTGCTCCAGAGCATCATCGATCAATTGCATTATCCTGCCATCATCGCCAACCATCGGACCGAGGTCCTGGCGTTCAACAGGATGGCTTCCGAGATCATCGCGGATTTCGATGCGGTTCCCGCTGCGCAGCGCGTGATGGCAAGGTTGATCTTTATGGATCCCCGCCTGCGCGGGCAGCTTGTCAATTGGAAGGCCTTCGCCGAGTACACGGTAGGAAGATTGCGTTCGAGTTATGACCAAACCGTGGGCGATCCTTGGTTTGAGCCCTTCGTCAGGGAGATGTGCGAGAAGGACGAGGACTTTCGGACACTGTGGCGGCTGCACCATGTGCAGCAGAAGAAAGCCATCCATTACACCCTCGACCATCCCGGCGCAGGCCGGCTGCATTTTCAATTAATCTCCTTTGCTGCGATCAACGGAGATCCGAACCTGCACTGCTGTGTGTTCACTCCCGAACCAGGTACCGATACTGAACAAACATTGGCGCATTGGCCGATATGA